In a single window of the Balearica regulorum gibbericeps isolate bBalReg1 chromosome 7, bBalReg1.pri, whole genome shotgun sequence genome:
- the PDE6C gene encoding cone cGMP-specific 3',5'-cyclic phosphodiesterase subunit alpha' — protein MGEVNKDAVEKYLENNPQFAKEYFDRKMRAEVLGSIFKVSPGDVKEGVSFKDMSRLEECNILFELLTEIQDEGGTMEKIVHKALQRLAQLLAADRCSMFVCRSRNGIPEVATRLLNVTPTSSFEENLVNPDNETVFPLDIGIAGWVAHTKKFFNIPDVKKNNHFSDFLDKKTGYTTINMLATPIVQGKEVLAVVMALNKLNATEFTKEDEEVFKKYLNFVSLVLKNHHTTYLYNIETRRSQMLLWSANKVFEELTDIERQFHKALYTIRMYLNCERYSVGLLDMTKEKEFYDEWPIRLGEAEPYKGPKTPDGREVNFYKIIDYILHGKEEIKVIPSPPADHWCLASGLPTYVAENGFICNMMNAPADEYFTFQKGPVDETGWVIKNVLSLPIVNKKEEIVGVATFYNRKDGKPFDEYDEQIIETLTQFLGWSVLNTDTYDKMNKLENRKDIAQEMLMYQTKATPSEVESILKYKEKLNVNSIEECDQKDLIRILKEELPDPKDLELYEFRFSDFPVTEHGLITCGIRLFFEINVVEKFKVPAEVLTRWMYTVRKGYRDITYHNWRHGFNVGQTMFTLLMTGKIKKYYTDLEAFAMVAAAFCHDIDHRGTNNLYQMKSAAPLAKLHGSSILERHHLEYSKTLLQDESLNIFQNLNKRQFETVLHLFEVAIIATDLALYFKKRTMFQKIVDAIEKMETEEEAIKYISIDPTKKEVIMAMMMTGCDLSAITKPWEVQSKVALMVANEFWEQGDLERTVLQQQPIPMMDRNKGDELPKLQVGFIDFVCTFVYKEFSRFHKEITPMFDGLQNNRVEWKTRADEYEEKMKVIEEQKKKEEEAAAKKAENAAGGGGSGEDGKSKTCIIL, from the exons ATGGGTGAGGTAAATAAAGATGCCGTTGAAAAATACTTGGAGAACAACCCCCAGTTTGCCAAGGAGTATTTCGACCGAAAAATGCGGGCAGAAGTCCTGGGAAGTATCTTTAAAGTCAGCCCTGGAGATGTGAAGGAAGGAGTCAGCTTCAAAGACATGTCCCGTCTGGAGGAGTGTAACATACTTTTTGAGCTGCTAACAGAAATCCAGGATGAAGGAGGCACTATGGAAAAGATAGTGCACAAGGCCCTGCAGAggctggcacagctgctggcagctgatCGGTGTAGTATGTTTGTTTGTCGTTCCCGAAATGGTATTCCAGAGGTAGCCACCAGGCTCCTTAATGTCACTCCAACTTCCAGCTTTGAGGAGAATTTGGTTAATCCAGACAATGAGACTGTTTTTCCTCTGGATATCGGGATAGCGGGATGGGTTGCTCATACCAAGAAGTTTTTTAATATACCTGATGTGAAAAAG aacaaccatttttctgactttctggACAAAAAAACTGGCTATACAACAATCAATATGTTGGCAACTCCAATTGTGCAGGGTAAAGAGGTGCTTGCTGTTGTGATGGCACTCAACAAATTAAATGCCACCGAGTTCACAAAAGAGGATGAAGAG gtctttaaaaaatacctcAATTTTGTATCTTTGGTCCTAAAAAATCATCATACGACGTACCTCTACAATATTGAAACCCGAAGAAGTCAG ATGCTTTTGTGGTCTGCCAACAAAGTATTTGAAGAGCTAACAGATATAGAGCGGCAGTTTCACAAAGCACTGTACACTATTCGAATGTATTTGAATTGCGAAAGATACTCTGTTGGTCTGCTGGACATGACTAAAGAGAAG GAGTTCTATGATGAGTGGCCAATCCGGCTGGGGGAGGCCGAGCCTTATAAAGGCCCCAAGACACCTGATGGACGA gAAGTCAACTTTTATAAGATTATTGACTATATTTtacatggaaaagaagaaatcaaagtcATTCC GTCACCTCCAGCAGATCACTGGTGTCTTGCCAGTGGACTGCCAACATACGTTGCTGAAAATGGATTT ATTTGTAACATGATGAATGCACCAGCAGATgaatatttcacatttcag AAAGGACCAGTGGATGAGACTGGATGGGTTATCAAAAATGTTCTGTCATTGCCTATTGtcaacaaaaaagaagaaattgtggGAGTTGCAACATTTTACaacaggaaagatggaaaaccTTTTGATGAGTATGATGAACAGATCATTGAA ACTCTCACACAGTTCCTGGGGTGGTCTGTTTTAAATACTGACACTTATGACAAAATGAACAAgcttgaaaacaggaaagacaTTGCTCAGGAAATGCTTATGTACCAGACAAAGGCCACCCCCTCTGAAGTTGAATCTATACTG aaatacaaggagaaattaaatgtaaatagtATAGAAGAATGTGATCAAAAGGATCTTATCAGGATTTTG aaagaagaattaCCGGATCCAAAAGATTTAGAACTGTATGAATTCCGCTTCAGTGACTTTCCCGTTACAGAGCATGGCCTGATAACTTGTGGAATACGACTGTTCTTTGAGATAAATGTTGTTGAAAAGTTCAAAGTCCCAGCTGAG GTCCTTACAAGATGGATGTACACAGTCCGGAAGGGTTATCGAGATATCACTTACCATAACTGGCGACATGGATTCAATGTGGGACAAACAATGTTTACTCTGCTGATG ACaggcaaaataaagaaatactatACTGATCTAGAAGCCTTTGCCAtggttgctgctgctttctgccatgACATTGACCACAGAGGAACCAATAACTTGTATCAGATGAA GTCAGCTGCTCCACTGGCAAAACTTCACGGCTCTTCCATTTTAGAAAGGCATCACCTAGAGTACAGTAAAACCCTATTGCAAGATGAG AGTTTGAATATCTTCCAGAACCTAAATAAGCGCCAGTTTGAAACCGTTCTACACTTATTTGAAGTTGCAATAATAGCAACTGACTTGGCTTTGTATTTCAA gaaaagaacTATGTTTCAAAAGATTGTCGATGCAattgaaaaaatggaaacagaagaggaggcaattaaatatatatctatTGACCCAACCAAAAAAGAAGTCATCAT gGCTATGATGATGACTGGATGTGACCTCTCTGCTATAACCAAGCCTTGGGAAGTGCAAAGTAAG GTTGCCCTCATGGTTGCAAACGAATTCTGGGAGCAAGGTGACCTGGAACGAACTGTGCTACAGCAACAACCAATT CCTATGATGGACAGAAACAAAGGAGATGAACTACCTAAGCTCCAAGTTGGTTTCatagattttgtgtgtacaTTTGTGTACAAG GAATTCTCAAGGTTTCACAAGGAAATTACACCTATGTTCGATGGTCTTCAAAACAACAGGGTTGAATGGAAAACACGAGCTGATGAATATGAAGAGAAGATGAAAGTTATtgaggaacaaaagaaaaaggaagaagaagcagCTGCCAAAAAAG